The Streptomyces sp. NBC_01244 genome contains a region encoding:
- a CDS encoding phosphocholine-specific phospholipase C, producing the protein MPAISRRKALGTLAGGSVLSVLPPSLLQAMAAPMPRGGLQGIEHVIVLMQENRSFDTYFGSLKGVRGFGDRTALRLPGGASVFEQPRSGGPAVLPFSARKAAVDAGRPESDIQYLGSLPHGFGDGVQARANGWWNDWIAAKGQSTMAFYDRRDIPLQYELADRFTICDAYFCSVFGSTNPNRNYLWTGTTGFEPNGGSRAVTNAAYSHTHAGYDWTTYPERLEAAGVSWQIYQEWDNFTDNAVEYFKPWKRIGAKILTAAGFPYSTTEQFYDALWEKSATEREAALATFRTAVDSLPEADRRLFLRGAHRSEPGTLLTRIKADIKGGTLPKVSWVVPTAALSEHPGSSTPVGSAGLVYDLLDAIASDPKTWSKTAVFINFDENDGYFDHVPSPTAPRPDTGDGDDWVGGRPVGPGPRVPMTVVSPWTVGGFVNSEVFDHTSVIRFLEKWTGVQEPNISAWRRSVFGDLTSVFDFDRAYRQPDVVRPGPIPAPVGRWNPVPPALQARPVQEPGVRPTRPSPYRLSLRATVTDGQLALRLGNDGPRAAAVTAYPGDAAAPRTWTVAGGDSATGTFPHGPGGYDVQVQAPGWSLWELRGLGVGAEAYVVERPRARSVQVECGNPSGRTRTLLVGEATHPRRGEDGIVTVRLGPGRKRTVSVPLARHGWYDIVVVDEDDPRFLRRMTGRPADGQPGTTDPATGTAPALAATITLPKPLPPLDAPLVQGSPAEVVVNVRNQDAGRLRDLAVSLLAPAGWTVTPSGAVPRSLPEGGSADLRFTVTPAADATATTLLVTARAESAGLLRIADARVRAEVAPAVSMTLSAPASSPGTDGRVLSPDKPLSVTATVTNAGSTPLTGLSASLVVPDGWRAAPVPGSPTSVPARTSAKVVWDVTAPAAAARTSATLKATVGARSGGGAVERTETLATRVGPVMTGYLLAEDFESLSEHLAPAADLSRPGLRGWTRTAPEGWTVTNAPDMPQGTEELTGWSFLSRQFWFPAGQERPAFDRALGIVAVADPDDWDDTGSPSGRGTFDSTLTTPAVAIPAGTGTLHLGFDSHYRQESPQEAEVTVEFDTGVTSRVLHYSGAASGNTNAGRDQQNRLVTCSFPVPSDAKSVKVNFRIHHAGNNWFWAVDNIRLGSTPVTDA; encoded by the coding sequence ATGCCCGCTATTTCACGTCGCAAAGCCCTCGGCACGCTCGCCGGTGGCTCCGTGCTCTCCGTCCTGCCTCCCTCCCTCCTCCAGGCCATGGCCGCGCCGATGCCGCGCGGGGGTCTGCAGGGCATCGAGCACGTCATCGTGCTGATGCAAGAGAATCGTTCCTTTGACACCTACTTCGGCTCTCTCAAGGGCGTACGAGGCTTCGGCGACCGGACGGCGCTACGGCTGCCCGGAGGCGCGAGCGTCTTCGAGCAGCCCCGCTCCGGAGGCCCGGCCGTGCTGCCGTTCTCCGCGCGGAAGGCGGCAGTTGACGCCGGGCGGCCCGAGAGCGACATCCAGTACCTGGGTTCGCTGCCGCACGGCTTCGGCGACGGCGTTCAGGCCCGCGCGAACGGCTGGTGGAACGACTGGATCGCGGCCAAGGGACAGAGCACGATGGCCTTCTACGACCGGCGCGACATCCCCCTCCAGTACGAGCTGGCCGACCGATTCACCATCTGCGACGCCTACTTCTGTTCCGTCTTCGGGTCGACGAACCCCAACCGCAACTACCTGTGGACCGGCACCACCGGGTTCGAGCCGAACGGCGGGAGCCGTGCGGTCACGAACGCCGCGTACTCCCACACCCACGCCGGCTACGACTGGACGACCTATCCAGAGCGCCTGGAAGCCGCCGGGGTGTCGTGGCAGATCTACCAGGAGTGGGACAACTTCACCGACAACGCGGTGGAGTACTTCAAACCCTGGAAGCGGATCGGCGCCAAGATCCTGACCGCCGCCGGGTTCCCCTACTCCACCACCGAGCAGTTCTACGACGCGCTGTGGGAGAAGAGCGCCACGGAGCGGGAGGCCGCGCTGGCCACCTTCCGCACGGCTGTGGACTCCCTGCCCGAGGCCGACCGCCGCCTCTTCCTGCGCGGCGCCCACCGCTCCGAGCCGGGCACCCTGCTCACCCGCATCAAGGCCGACATCAAGGGCGGGACGCTCCCCAAGGTGAGCTGGGTGGTGCCGACAGCGGCCCTGTCCGAGCACCCCGGCTCGTCCACTCCGGTCGGCAGCGCGGGCCTGGTCTACGACCTCCTGGACGCGATCGCGAGCGACCCGAAGACCTGGTCGAAGACGGCGGTGTTCATCAACTTCGACGAGAACGACGGCTACTTCGACCACGTGCCCTCCCCGACCGCGCCCCGGCCGGACACCGGCGACGGCGACGACTGGGTCGGCGGGCGCCCCGTGGGCCCCGGCCCGCGGGTTCCGATGACGGTCGTCTCGCCGTGGACGGTCGGTGGATTCGTGAACTCCGAGGTCTTCGACCACACCTCGGTGATCCGCTTCCTGGAGAAGTGGACGGGAGTCCAAGAGCCCAACATCAGCGCCTGGCGCCGCAGCGTCTTCGGCGACCTGACCTCCGTGTTCGACTTCGACCGGGCGTACCGGCAGCCCGACGTGGTGCGACCGGGCCCGATTCCGGCGCCGGTCGGCCGCTGGAATCCGGTGCCGCCGGCCCTGCAGGCGCGGCCCGTTCAGGAGCCGGGCGTCCGGCCCACTCGGCCCTCGCCGTACCGCCTCTCGCTGCGCGCCACCGTCACCGACGGGCAGCTCGCCCTGCGCCTCGGCAACGACGGCCCACGGGCAGCCGCGGTCACCGCCTACCCGGGTGACGCGGCCGCTCCGCGGACCTGGACCGTCGCCGGCGGCGACAGCGCCACCGGCACGTTCCCGCACGGGCCCGGGGGCTACGACGTCCAGGTGCAGGCTCCGGGCTGGTCGCTGTGGGAGCTGCGCGGTCTCGGCGTGGGGGCCGAGGCGTACGTGGTGGAACGACCCCGCGCGCGGAGCGTCCAGGTCGAATGCGGCAATCCGTCCGGGCGGACCCGGACGCTCCTGGTGGGTGAGGCGACGCATCCGCGCCGGGGCGAGGACGGCATCGTGACCGTCAGGCTCGGGCCCGGCCGGAAGCGGACCGTGTCCGTGCCGCTCGCCCGGCACGGCTGGTACGACATCGTGGTGGTCGACGAGGACGACCCCCGCTTCCTGCGCCGGATGACCGGGCGCCCGGCCGACGGGCAGCCGGGCACCACCGACCCGGCCACCGGGACCGCACCGGCGCTGGCCGCGACGATCACCCTGCCGAAGCCGCTGCCTCCCCTGGACGCCCCGCTGGTGCAGGGCAGTCCGGCCGAGGTCGTGGTGAACGTACGGAACCAGGACGCGGGCAGACTGCGCGACCTCGCGGTGTCCCTCCTGGCCCCCGCCGGCTGGACGGTGACACCCTCGGGTGCCGTCCCGCGGAGCCTGCCCGAGGGCGGTTCCGCCGACCTCCGCTTCACCGTCACCCCCGCTGCCGACGCCACCGCCACGACCCTGCTCGTCACCGCGCGCGCCGAGAGCGCGGGCCTGCTGCGGATCGCGGACGCCCGGGTACGGGCGGAGGTCGCCCCCGCGGTGAGCATGACGCTGAGCGCCCCGGCGAGCTCGCCGGGCACGGACGGCCGCGTACTCTCCCCGGACAAGCCCCTCTCCGTGACGGCGACCGTCACCAATGCCGGCAGCACCCCGCTCACCGGACTGTCGGCTTCCCTCGTCGTACCGGACGGCTGGCGCGCCGCCCCGGTCCCCGGTTCCCCCACCTCCGTACCGGCCCGTACGTCGGCGAAAGTCGTGTGGGACGTCACGGCTCCGGCCGCGGCGGCCCGGACATCCGCGACGCTGAAGGCCACCGTCGGCGCCCGCTCGGGCGGCGGCGCGGTGGAGCGGACGGAGACACTGGCCACCCGGGTCGGACCGGTCATGACCGGCTACCTGCTCGCCGAGGACTTCGAGTCCCTCTCCGAGCACCTGGCACCGGCCGCCGACCTGAGCCGGCCCGGCCTGCGGGGGTGGACGCGGACCGCGCCCGAGGGGTGGACCGTCACCAACGCCCCGGACATGCCGCAGGGAACGGAGGAGCTGACCGGCTGGTCGTTCCTCTCCCGGCAGTTCTGGTTCCCGGCGGGCCAGGAACGGCCCGCCTTCGACCGTGCCCTCGGCATCGTCGCCGTAGCCGACCCCGACGACTGGGACGACACCGGCAGCCCCTCCGGCCGCGGCACGTTCGACTCGACGCTGACCACGCCCGCGGTGGCGATCCCGGCGGGAACCGGAACCCTGCACCTGGGCTTCGACTCCCACTACCGCCAGGAGAGCCCGCAGGAGGCCGAGGTGACCGTCGAGTTCGACACCGGCGTCACCTCGCGCGTCCTGCACTACTCCGGCGCGGCATCGGGGAACACCAACGCCGGCCGCGATCAGCAGAACCGCCTGGTGACCTGTTCCTTCCCGGTCCCGTCCGACGCGAAATCGGTGAAGGTCAACTTCCGGATCCACCACGCGGGCAACAACTGGTTCTGGGCCGTGGACAACATCAGGCTGGGCAGCACCCCGGTCACCGACGCCTGA
- a CDS encoding YdeI/OmpD-associated family protein → MKFRSIVEPPEPMRGLEVPSEVVTALGEGTRPPVTITINGHSWRSRLAHLRGRHLIGLSHANRRAAEVEIGEEIEVEVELDTEPRVVVEPEDFARALDDEPAARAAYDHLTLSRKREHVRAIESAKMPETRQRRIEKAIATLRG, encoded by the coding sequence TTGAAGTTTCGGTCCATCGTCGAGCCGCCCGAGCCCATGCGGGGGCTGGAAGTTCCGTCCGAGGTGGTGACAGCGCTCGGCGAGGGCACGCGGCCGCCGGTGACGATCACGATCAACGGGCATTCCTGGCGGAGCCGGCTCGCCCACCTGCGCGGCCGCCACTTGATCGGCCTCAGCCATGCCAACCGGCGGGCCGCGGAGGTGGAGATCGGCGAGGAGATCGAGGTCGAGGTCGAGCTCGACACCGAGCCGCGCGTCGTCGTCGAGCCCGAGGACTTCGCCCGGGCTCTGGACGACGAACCGGCCGCCCGCGCCGCCTACGACCACCTCACGCTCAGCCGCAAGCGCGAGCACGTGCGCGCCATCGAGAGCGCGAAGATGCCCGAGACGCGCCAGCGGCGTATCGAGAAGGCCATCGCCACCCTGCGGGGCTGA
- a CDS encoding VOC family protein produces the protein MKAHVSSILLGVRDMDRTKKFYTEGLGWKIQNDYGISVFFESDGASPVGFYSREGLAGQVGTDQEGSGFSGLVLTYVVRSETRVDEVMAEAQKAGAKVLKPAGALPWGGYGGTFADPEGYIWSLGYSDQGTDQPYAE, from the coding sequence ATGAAAGCGCACGTCAGCTCGATCCTTCTTGGTGTCCGGGACATGGACCGGACGAAGAAGTTCTACACCGAGGGGCTCGGCTGGAAGATCCAGAACGACTACGGGATCTCGGTGTTCTTCGAATCGGACGGCGCCTCTCCCGTCGGCTTCTACAGCCGTGAAGGCCTGGCCGGCCAGGTGGGCACGGACCAGGAAGGCAGTGGCTTCAGCGGACTGGTGCTGACCTACGTCGTCCGCAGCGAGACGCGGGTCGACGAGGTCATGGCGGAGGCGCAGAAGGCCGGCGCCAAGGTCCTCAAGCCCGCCGGTGCGCTGCCGTGGGGCGGGTACGGCGGTACCTTCGCCGACCCGGAGGGCTACATTTGGAGCCTCGGCTACAGCGACCAAGGAACCGACCAGCCCTACGCGGAGTAG